A single Halogeometricum rufum DNA region contains:
- a CDS encoding VOC family protein, with amino-acid sequence MPSVSVLHVCLNVADAAESIAFYEQFGFTESWQFTTPDGETTNYYVSDDDGVELQLSETDGETEFEMGTGWDHLALGVEDVDETVERIDHYGVEKEPGPQPEAGAYTAFVADPDGHSVELIEPLEE; translated from the coding sequence ATGCCCAGTGTGTCAGTACTACACGTGTGCCTGAACGTGGCGGACGCCGCGGAGTCCATCGCGTTCTACGAACAGTTCGGCTTCACCGAGTCGTGGCAGTTCACCACCCCCGACGGCGAGACGACGAACTACTACGTCAGCGACGACGACGGCGTGGAACTCCAACTCTCCGAGACGGACGGGGAGACGGAGTTCGAGATGGGAACCGGCTGGGACCACCTCGCTCTCGGCGTCGAGGACGTGGACGAGACGGTGGAACGCATCGACCACTACGGCGTCGAGAAGGAACCGGGACCGCAACCGGAAGCCGGCGCGTACACGGCGTTCGTCGCGGACCCCGACGGTCACTCCGTCGAACTCATCGAACCGCTGGAGGAGTGA